cattaccccaagagacttttgtttaagttgtcccatgatacaggtgtgtaccgattttcgtgcatgtacgtcaaaccgtatcgtggggcttgaggcacaaagttttcaagggggcgctgttgagccattttgccacgcccattaatgcaaaccattaaatatcaaatttttcgccaggcctgactaaggtgcaaaatttggtgactttttgggcatgttaaggggggcaaaaaggccttcactttgtcaggaaaataataataaaaattcctgcaaatacaatagggccttcgcactgaaggtgctcgggccctaataacaattcttacagatacaatagggcctttgcactgtcagtgctagggccctaataagaagaaaagggaaaccttttctgtatactaatatattgcCTTCATTTCTCAGGTTTTTCcggctgtgttttatttttgggggatttttttttccacatcagagagGGGTTATGCTGTACACCTGGTGCgtagtgggacttttgcgactttagcttgctagcaaaatgctagcaacattgccctttgggccattctggacgattgcaatatggttatgccactacttggcatgcccacaATAATATTTTTTCTGTCCTGCTGATGGAGGCCCCAACTTTTGTGCATCTTCCATCGCAGGACCCCTTCATACCCACACTCACCGACAAAGACATGGACACTCATTCTCTCAGCATTTCCcactccccggggggtccagcaccaccAGGCAGCCCCCCTCCCAGGCAGCACGGCGAGCCCACGCCCGGACCCGGGCACCATGACCACCCCAGGCTGACGCGGGAACGCGGGTGGAGTAAACCCCCGCTCCCGCTGatacatttattttgattttgatgACCCCATTTTCTTTCAGAACCTTTTCAATACTTTATTTAATATGTACAACACAAATATAATCCTAGGAAGAGACTTTAATTGCGTTCTGGATTCAATCCTTGATCCGCAACACTCTCAAATGAATGTATCAAAGAGCAGTATCACTATTACAGTAATAGTCTAATACAGTCCTATAATATGACAGACGTCTGGAGGCTCCTTAATCCCACAGCAAGAGATTTTTCGTATTTCTCAGCCGTCCATAAATCTTATTTGaggtttaattattttatactGGATTCTAAATTGTCGTCACAAGTCACAGAATGCAAAtatcataatattctaatttcagATCAATCCCCAGTCACGTTAAAGCTTAAACGGAATCATAAACATGGATAAATTCATTGTCAGCTAAATAATGCTTAACTGAAAGAAAAGGAATTCTGCTCTTACTTATCAAGTAAAATAGATTTTTATATAAATACTAAGAAACTTAGAAAATCTAAGGCTAGGTTAACTGAAATAGGTCATCAATTATCAAATTTAGAGGAATTACATAAAACTGGTCTGAAGTACTGAAAAATATGACGGCATTAAAATATGAGTATAACTCTATACtatccaaaaatgtttcactttgCTGGTTCAAGTAAGACAAAACTATTTTGAGTTTGGGGATAAACCCCAAAGATTACTTGGGCGCCAACTAAGACAATCCCAGGCATCCAGGTCGATACATTCAATCAAGAAGAGTGTTGGATCTCCCCTGACTGATCCTGGAAATATTCATGAATGTTTTGCTCATTTTTGTGAACATGTCCATCAGTCACAGGCAGGTTCtgatccaaagaatatggaacGTTTTTTATGAAAAACCTGGGACTGCCTTCCCTATCAAGACAATCTTTCTCCTCATTAGATGCAGACTTCAAACCAATAGATTAAAGAAGCACATCTGTTCTATTATTCCTCCTGACCAAACAGGTTTCATGCCAGACAGACTTATGTACTTTAATTTGCACCGCCACATTTTGTATTCAGAACATATTAAAGAAtcagttattatttttttagatgcACTGCGTGCCTTTAATCAAGTTAAGTGGCCGTATGGGATGGGTAGGATGACCGCTCCAAGATGGCGGTCCGTCACAGACAGGTTGCGACAGACAAGcatgcggggggggggggggcataacTCAGCATTTTAGGGGCCAAAGATGatcttttattgttaaaataataataatactttcaTGCCTTACCTCAATGCATTGGGGAACTTTTGAACAGAATAGTCAGAGTAGCATTAAAATTAATTCCCCTCTGTATATCCGCCCCTGGTTCATTAAGATACCACTTGCAGGTTACTTTAGATTAGAAATCAAGTCTCAGTTTGCAAAGACTCTTTACGTTTTTCACTTTTTCCTGTGAAAAAACCCTCAAATATCATTGAAAAGCAAAAATTTTGAATACActtctgcagaaaaaaaagaagaagaacagcTAGCCCTTATTTTGCAttgcttttatttcaaatgttttggtCACGCGGGATCACATTCTGTTATCTGAGCATTTCATACATCATTATTCATCTGACGTTGTTGCTAACAGCCGTAGAGCATGTTGATCCTGCTGGTGTCCCAGCGGGACAGACCGTTCCTCTGGCCGATCCGGGCGTTGGGGTTTCCAATGGGGGTGATGGTCTCCCTCCCCCGGCCCACGGAGAAGGCGAACCTTCCATAGTGCATGATGGAGGAGTAATCATAGGTCGTGTTCAGGTTGTTCGTGTCATGCTTGTGGAAGTTGTAGGCGTTCTGCTGGATGATGTTCTGCCAGTTGATCCTGACGTAGCTGTCGCGGTCGCTCCTGGTCTGCTCGTGCTGGAAGCCCAGAGCGTGGTTGAGCTCATGCTGGATGATGCCACTGTAGATGCAGCCGGCCCTGTTGAGAGAGAGCTCCTGCCGGCCTCCCTGTCTGCCCAGGACGGAGTAGCATCCGCCTTTGTTCACAATGCTGATGTAGTCGTTCTGGTTCCTGCGAGGGGTGAAGCGGATGCAGGTGCGGCTGAAGGCCCTCATGGCGCCCTCGATCGTCTGCCTCTCATACCCGGAGAACTGAGAACTGATGGTGTAGGCGATCTCCACTTTGCCATTGGAGGCTTTTTTCCACAGACAGCTGTTGTACCAGCACTTCATGGCGTTCCTGGTGACGGGAGCCACCAGGTCTCCTTCCAGCAGAAAATTTTGGGCGTTATTGGTGGTCAGAATCTGGGTGGTCATGTCCACTTCCGTTTCTTCATCTTCTGCCATCTCTGCACCTGAACCTTCATCCTCCTGGAAAGGTTGAGCCTGAGAGAGGCcgagcaggagcagcaggagcagaCTGACAGAAGGACTCATCTTCAGGTGAACTCCTTGGAGCTTGATGTCTGCTCAgtcaatttacatttttctcccATCCCCATAATGTTCATTCAAGAATCGACTACTTTTTTATGTTTCACTCAGAGAGACATAGAATCTCAAACTGCAAAATAGGGGTCAAAGATATTTCAGACCATGCTGGTGTATATCTGTCCCTAcatcttacagtttttcacaattgtttaaacacatttcctgattgactacctcactttctcaaaactctaaacaaaaattgcaaaactcacacacaaaatgcaaaatcctacacttctcttgcaaaagcacactctaccttcaaaacagtgttaactcttcactaaatggtatttccttctcaaacgccaaacacatacatcatttgagtagacattgctaagcacccactgaacactgatgtgcagaatggaagacactatagtatgaatggaaaacactatatgaatgcctcagtgttacaccttcagctgttggatgtaatatatcaccatatagtattcttatgtataggctactcaaatagaaaacaacacacaattctgtactgtaacaacaaataatattttacagtatttggactcaaaatgtgcagtccactggacatcacagcaagctgtggatgaaaacttgacagaaaatagaaacagaacaagtattaggctgcatcctgcctttcatccctggctggccacaggacctcgtccacgtcgcaggcgatgttctccctggccaagcaggccaagaatactatatggtgaaaTATTATATCCAACAGCTGAAGatgtaacactgaacatacaaatgcatgattctactgagacattcattcattcatatagtgttttccattcatactatagtgtcttccattctgcacatgtGTTCAGTgagtgcttagaaatgtctactcaaatgatgtatgtgtttggcatttgagaaggaaataccatttagtgaagagttaacactgttttgagggtagagtgtgcttttgcaagagaagtgtaggattttgcattttgtgtgtgagttttgtaatttttgtttagagttttgagaatgtgaggtagtctatcaggaaatgtgtttaaacaattgtgaaaaactgtaattttctCCACTACATCCCGCCAGTAAGGTTGTATAATCGGACAGTCCCAAAAGACGTGGAAATGGTCCGCTTGGGCATTTCCACATTCTCTCCAGCACCTTCCGTAACTTGGGTGACCTTTATGACGTTCTTTAATTTTGGGAGTAATAAAAAAACGAATCATGTTCTTCCAGGAAAATTCCCTCCAATGACCAGAACTGGAAGTGCTCATTTGAGTTTTGCAAATGTTTAGCCAATCATCTTCTGAAATGGTTATTTTTGCCTCTTTTTCCCAGGTggatttacagtttttctcgattgctttgacacattttgcacatcatgggtcaactttatctaatgctcacaccttctttgcacagcaagagtcctcCCTGGCGAATGAGTTAAatatttctcattgctttcacacaattttctttgacttttaatacacttttcaaaacagttaacatacttctcacaaagagacacaaaacataactgatttaccatggcaacacattgcagacactttgtagcagccaattggaactgctctctcaattctaaaaattatcagcacctgtgtgaaatctctttgcaaaacaaagcaagcaGTCCTCAACTtatcaaagaggtcaatagcttgaagttgacGCCAAGCATGGATGGAGGAGGACAAGGACAAGGacatgtggcctgatcgtcaggcccgtgtcgacaatgcgtaattttcctgtatttttatttttttcatatttacagggtttcatttcattgtgtttcatttacagtactttctttgagaattgacctttgttgtactgcatattgaaccctgtcattttgattgcttacagtatgtgcatgtgacaagtactgcaataaatatttttctgtcagaatcttgccattttgtacacagtagaacaaatgtaaatcaatggtgttgacaggaacttcagcaatacaaaaacagatctacaatattttactgtatacacattttcagattttactgtaaatactctgtgacagtatatttctaagttatataactaagttagagtgctcaatacaaaacccaaattgtagtatgtagtcagttgtaaaatagtcaatactatgagggtgttgaacaaaagttgatattgatagctgtagtttcaattttgttatccattgttaaataaatgagaaaacatacatgttcaattgagaaaaaattgtaggttttgatggaaaagtttggtttcgatggatgtgtgacaagttttgagaaagtggtgtcattctgcaaacatcataaagtgttttggttatttcagcttctgttaagggctttgtgtgagctgttttgaaaaagtaaactgtgaatggaaaaatgggccaaaacgatcgagaaaaactgtaacataACGAGTGGAATAATCATTGAGAGACTGTAAACAGGAGTAGATTCTGGAAATCAATTTCTGGTTTAACTTAGATTTGTATGCATCAATCAAGATGTTAACTAAATCAGAGGTACCTTGCTCTGTTGTTTTTATATCACAGTTAAAATAAGCTCTCACTTGTAGGTACCTGAAGAAGTCTCGGTTTTCCAAGTCATAGTTGTCTTTAAGTTTTTGAAAACAGTCTAGTCTCCCTTTACCAGAAATGAGACAGTACGTTGTGATGCCCTTCCACAGCCACTGTTTGAAACGCCCATCCAGTTCGGCGGGTTTAAAATCCTTATCATGCGCCACCCATCGTAATATTTTGATATGATTTTCCAGTTTGTTCTTATAACATTCTGCAAACCAAATGTTTAGGGGTGTTTTTGTCCAGACACTTAGGTTTTGTTTATGCAGTGTGTATAGATTTTTGTCTCCTAGCAAGCTTTGCAGGGGGATGTCTAAGTGGCTTAGTTCTAGACTTTTCCATTTAGCATTATAATATGGGTTGCACCAATAAGTCAGGTACCTAAGCTGAGCAGATTTGTAAAAGTTATCTATATTTGGAAGAGAGAGTCCACCTTTTTCTTTGGACAGTTGCAAAGTTTTGTATCTGATCCTTGGTTTAAGGCCTTTCCATATGAACCCAGATAGCATTCTCTTCCATTCCGTTAATTGCTTTTCAGGTATTTCTATTGGTAttgacagaaaaagaaaaagcaatcgcggcaaaatattcattttaactatATCTATTCGATTGTGTAAGTCTAGTGATAATAAACTCCATTTATCCAGGTCTGTCTTTATCTCTTTGGTAATTGGCAAATAGTTAGTTGCATAAATGTTGGATAAATCCTTTGGAATTTTTATTCCCAGATATTTGATAAAGTCATTCTCCCATCTAAAATTGCACAGATTCTTTATTTGTAAAGATTACCGTTTATTTTGATTCTGGCTGAAGGGGAGTGATATAATTTTTTAAGATATGAGATAATTTTAATATCAAAGCCAAATCTTTGTAATGTTAAGTATAGATATTCCCAAATTACTGAATCAAACGCCTTTTCGGCATCAAGGCTAAGGTGCCAagcagtgacatcgccacatacgtcctccatggcctgcagcagtgggatccgtgtctgaggatttctctcgtataccttccatctccaggcaaagaaaaactcctcaattgggtagaggaagggagagtatggagggagaaataggacatcaacttctggatggaccctgaaccactcatggaccagagcagcccggtggaaactgacattgtcccagataacaacgaacctgaccacctctgtgtcctccatctggtctggctggacaatgatattgtagagctggtccaggaatgctagaagaagtgcagtgttgtagggggcatggtgatggaggacgccgtggtgattgatggcagcacacattgttatgttccctccacgttggccagggaTCTCTGTGATCGCACactggccgatgatattcctccctcggcgccttctttttacaaggttgaaccccgcttcatcaatgaatatgaattcaatggcaaattgctgattgcatattgcacaactttggcctttggagtttagaaatttgattgactgtgtgttctgtgtgaacagcaagagagggaattcaggaaaattgtgcaggatattgggaattgtgtgtagtgttgtgagaaatgtgtggtatggaatgggaatttgagtctagagcagtaaatgtgcttggagttcagcaggattggttcagccacctgaaacatcagtttcaggttgtgcatattgtgtctgatgttccaataaatgtgtttaaacaaatgtgaaaaactgaaaatcagTTGTAGGCTTTGAGATTGAACACGATTTTTGCACAATTTATCTTGGTAATATCTCCCCCACAATCAACGTTACTGATAAATACTTGATTAAAATAATGTTGGTAGCCAGTAAAAAAGCTATTACGAGGAGATGGCTATCAAAAGAGCCCCCATCGAAAGAGGAGTGGATTACAATtgtgaaagaaatatatgacatGGTAAGACTGACTTTTTCCTTGAACTTGTGCATGGATAAATTCTCTACAAACTGGAGGAAATGGACAGCTCATTTGGAATATGGTTCTTCACCATAGCAGGACACAGTTAGCATTTATTTATGTGATTAATTGTGTTTTGTTGTCTTGGCTTTGAGTACTTTATACTCGTAGATTGTGGACAAACAAAGATAAAAAGACAATTGTCTTTGAGACCTGGACCTAGCTCTATCTCTTAAAATGTACACATATTGATCCACTTTCCCCCTGTGCTTTTTACTATCCCATCTGTGCCGTTTGTtaatgtctttttctttttttcccccttttttccatatatattgtaaaatttcttaaaaataaagtttaaaaaaaaaaaagaaaggagcaCAAGGTATTTCATTGTTTACAATAAGTATCGATCGCTTTTTGGTCGGTCAAAAGTAAACAAAGGGCGAGTGCTCATAACAACTGCATATACGCAATTTCTCAATTATATGTTGATGTAAACCGAtttttgttgtctgaaaaataggatatgaataaccagtactggagttgaggggggatgaaaaaacaaaaaaaaccggtccaaatcatccccccctgaaataaaaacggtccaaatcatcgaaataaaaacggtccaaatcatcccccctgtaaaactgccatcccccctttccatcccttatgtcatttcatcaatgaatgtggttttactgctatttcaacatttagagtcatcaccagaaaaataacaccagaaaaataacttatttgacaattttcacctatttcaagtaaattttcacttgaaataagtagaaaaatctgctagtgggacaagatttatcttctcattacaagcaaaaaaatcttgttccactggcagatttttctacttattttaagtgagaatctacttgaaacaggtgaacattgttgttttttccagtgatgagtctgaggtttaagtgtaatgagatttgcttttactaaaattagacattttaattagaaataagacaaatagtcttgttaagattttgagtttttgcagtgatccattttacttatcctgtgaaggacagagtcatattgataagttcagaaaactgttttttattcttgtgttttgatgtatttgatgtaagcccagtggatatttaaagcttacagaaggctgcatttaactgctgctatgtcattcctgcagtatttctgcaggtgttttggtcactgctattatttgtaatatattatatgatttgttatcagcacaaattatctgtccccatatgataaaatccaccatcccccctgactgtttttttttacaactcgagtactgtgaaTAATGTATATGTGATATATGTGGAGAGTTGATATTTGGTTCTCTCTCAACGGAAGTAAAAGCTGCTTTATTACTTAGAAATAATACAGTAATTATAGAAAGGACTGTAAAATGTTAATGTGTCATAATCTTTtgctgaaatatgttttgtcTCTTGCCTAGAATATTCGCCGTACTGCAGCCTAAACAGCGAATTATACTGAAGACTGGAACAGAGTGGGAGATCACGCTGAACATCGATGATCACACTTTTCTACACCATTTCCATGTCACCAAGCCCCCGTTTGAACATCTGGTGATGAAGCTGCAGGACAATGGTATTGATAAAGAACACCGTCAAGGGCTACCACCAGTCCCCGCTACGAAGGTGCTGATGTTGCTGTGGTACATGGCCAACCAAAACAGCTTCTGTGAGATGTCTGATGAGTTTGATGTGTCACAGTCCACAGCACACAGGATCATCCTACAAGCGCTCAACACCATGTGCACAATGGGATCATCCTTTATATCCTGGCCAAATAGCTGTGAGAAAGCagcatctgctgctgctttccACCGCCTCTGTGGCCTCACTGGTGTCATCGGTGCTATTGATGGATGCCACATCAGGGTGCAAAGGCCACCAATAAGAGGAGGAGACTACATGAACCGCAAgtcatttttttctgtcctCCTCCAGTGGATTGTGGATGAGAGGGGGCGATTTATTGACATTTTTGCTGGACCACCAGGGAAGGTCCATGATGCCAGGATGTTGAGGGCCTCTAATTTCTACACAACATGGGAGGAGAAGATGGGTGACAACATCTTGCTGGGAGACAGTGCCTACATGACAGGCATTCCCTTTTGTCATCACTCCTAAGCGTGACAATGGGGCTCTAACTGAGGCAGAGGAGCTGCAGAACTCCAGTATCAGCCGCGGGAGGGTGGTCGTAGAGCAAGCCTTTGGACGGATGAAGTGCAAGTGGAGGCGCCTACGAGATCTGCAGAACACCCGGATTGAAGCAGTGGTGATGATCATAATGGCAGCTTGTTTTCTGCACAACATGTGCATTGGTGCTTCAGAGATCTTTCAAGAACACCCTAATGGATGCCCAAGACAGGCAGATGAAAACGAGTAGAATCACTACCAATAATAGACTGCTGTCATAAGTGTTTTTACATTGTGTTGTAAACTTTTTCTCctaccaataaatgtgttttcctCAGTTGACTGTTCCttcccttttattattattagtctcGAGACTAATCATAATAATATAAGGGAAGGAAGACAATGGATAATGATCATTGTCCATTGATGGAGTTAATATTGAGAAGGT
This is a stretch of genomic DNA from Cololabis saira isolate AMF1-May2022 chromosome 12, fColSai1.1, whole genome shotgun sequence. It encodes these proteins:
- the LOC133456218 gene encoding high choriolytic enzyme 2-like isoform X2; translation: MSPSVSLLLLLLLGLSQAQPFQEDEETEVDMTTQILTTNNAQNFLLEGDLVAPVTRNAMKCWYNSCLWKKASNGKVEIAYTISSQFSGYERQTIEGAMRAFSRTCIRFTPRRNQNDYISIVNKGGCYSVLGRQGGRQELSLNRAGCIYSGIIQHELNHALGFQHEQTRSDRDSYVRINWQNIIQQNAYNFHKHDTNNLNTTYDYSSIMHYGRFAFSVGRGRETITPIGNPNARIGQRNGLSRWDTSRINMLYGC
- the LOC133456218 gene encoding high choriolytic enzyme 2-like isoform X1 encodes the protein MIIPLVILLLLLLLGLSQAQPFQEDEGSGAEMAEDEETEVDMTTQILTTNNAQNFLLEGDLVAPVTRNAMKCWYNSCLWKKASNGKVEIAYTISSQFSGYERQTIEGAMRAFSRTCIRFTPRRNQNDYISIVNKGGCYSVLGRQGGRQELSLNRAGCIYSGIIQHELNHALGFQHEQTRSDRDSYVRINWQNIIQQNAYNFHKHDTNNLNTTYDYSSIMHYGRFAFSVGRGRETITPIGNPNARIGQRNGLSRWDTSRINMLYGC
- the LOC133456218 gene encoding high choriolytic enzyme 2-like isoform X3, translating into MSPSVSLLLLLLLGLSQAQPFQEDEGSGAEMAEDEETEVDMTTQILTTNNAQNFLLEGDLVAPVTRNAMKCWYNSCLWKKASNGKVEIAYTISSQFSGYERQTIEGAMRAFSRTCIRFTPRRNQNDYISIVNKGGCYSVLGRQGGRQELSLNRAGCIYSGIIQHELNHALGFQHEQTRSDRDSYVRINWQNIIQQNAYNFHKHDTNNLNTTYDYSSIMHYGRFAFSVGRGRETITPIGNPNARIGQRNGLSRWDTSRINMLYGC